Below is a window of Apodemus sylvaticus chromosome 5, mApoSyl1.1, whole genome shotgun sequence DNA.
taagaTCATCGTGTTGACACCACTTCCACTCTGTCTCCCCAGATCAACGCTTCTAGCGAACCCATTTGCACTGGGGGCTCAGCCCTCTCTTTTTTCTCCTGGCGAGGCTTATGAACCTGTCACCAAGCCAGTGCCTCAGAAAAGAGGAAGTGCAGTGGGACTCAAAGGATACATGGCGCCCGCCCCCAGCTAGCTGCTCTTCAGATGATCTGCAACCAAGTTGGCTGATAAAATATTTAGTAACGACCCAGTAAACAAGACTGCAAATACATTAAAGCACTTCAGCGCGACGGCTTATGattatttcaaaacttaaaaaggaTATCATAGATTGTCCCTGTTTCTGTCCCCCTGCCGGAAACCGAACCTTCCCGAGGTGGGTTGATGGGTGGCTAGGCTGCTTTGCCTCCTCTCTAAACGCTGTGGCTTTCAGCCGggaggtttgtttatttatttatttagccttgTAGTttaaaggtgggggagggggcgtcAAGGACACGCAATACCTACTCAACAAAGCACAGGCTCAGGTGTGTATGCTTCTGTGTATTAACTGGAAAAGACAGACTCTGGAAGTTTTACAGGGCGAGAAGAGGCCACCGGCTCGCGCTTTGTATACTTTGCACTTGAAATCGTTACATTCAACTGAATATTTGGCTCATTCAGATCCGAAAAGTCTCCTAGCATCATCGAATTCCCTCCTCCGCCCCTCCTCTctaaagagagaaggggggggggtaaGGAAATGTTTAGTAAATTGCACATCTTTGAATCTTCCTAAAGCAGTGGTCACAAAGCTTAAAGGTGACATAACAGAGCTCATATAAACCAACACActttccccaccccccaagcCAACAATAAAATCATCCCCTTCAATTTGCCATGATCGTCGCGACCAGGAGCCAGGTGATTATCCTAATTAATGTCTATCTAATTAAATTACTGTCAGCAGCTAACCAATGGCAAGAGCCGTTTCATCGGCTGCATAAGCAGCAAGATCAAAAGTGAGCCTTTTCTGATTGCTGCATAGTGTCAATTGGCCAATCTCTTCtcccagggaaaaaaaaaagtaaatcaaaCCTTTGAGAAGCATTTGCTGGTTGAAGTGCTTTCTGTCTAGTGAGGGGTCTGTGGATTCCTAGTTTATGATAAACAGGACTTTAAAACCCAGGGACGGGAGGGCCAGCGTTCAGGTTCTAGAGCTATGCAGCTGGAGCACTGcctctctccttctatcatgctCTCCAAGAAATTTCTCAATGTGAGCAGCAGCTACCCACATTCGGGCGGATCTGAGCTTGTCTTGCATGATCATCCCATTATCTCGACCACTGACAACCTGGAGAGAAGTTCACCTTTGAAAAAAATTACCAGGGGGATGACGAATCAGTCAGATACAGACAATTTTCCTGACTCCAAGGACTCACCAGGGGACGTCCAGAGAAGTAAACTCTCTCCTGTCTTGGACGGGGTCTCTGAGCTTCGTCACAGTTTCGATGGCTCTGCTGCAGATCGTTACCTCCTCTCTCAGTCCAGCCAGCCACAGTCTGCGGCCACCGCTCCCAGTGCCATGTTCCCGTACCCCGGCCAGCACGGACCGGCGCATCCCGCCTTCTCCATCGGCAGCCCCAGTCGCTACATGGCCCACCACCCGGTCATCACCAACGGAGCTTACAACAGCCTGCTGTCCAACTCTTCGCCGCAGGGCTACCCCACGGCCGGCTACCCCTACCCACAGCAGTACGGCCACTCCTACCAAGGAGCCCCTTTCTACCAGTTCTCCTCCACCCAGCCCGGGTTGGTGCCCGGCAAGGCGCAGGTGTACCTGTGCAACAGGCCACTTTGGCTGAAATTTCATCGGCATCAAACGGAGATGATCATCACTAAACAGGGAAGGTAATGCTACTTTCTTGGCTGCCGCTGTTCCAGGCGTGACCCTGGGCGAACGCACCCAAGATGTGACCGCCGCCGGGCAGCGACTATGTGGGGTCGGGGAGCGGAGTGGAAAGGCGCTCGGGTGCGTCCTGGAGTTGGCTGGTTTTGGAAAAGGGGAAAGTGGAAGGGATAATAACCACCATGGTGCTGTTGGTGGCGGGGAGCCTGCTATGCCAATGCGGTCAGAGAACTAGTCAGTGGCTGGAGCGGGACGAAGAGCCGCGGCCAGGCATTCAGAGCAACTCATCCAAGCTGACCCGTGCCGACAGGTGGAGAAGCAGGCCGCCACCCCGGCTCTCCACCGAGCCCTGCTACCTGTCGGTCCCCCACTCCAGAGCGCTCTCTGCTCTCCCCGACTTCGGCCCTCCGTCTTCCCTTCTCCCAGTGCCCCTTTTCTAGATCAGCGAGCATTCGTTCAGACACGCGGCGAGGACAAGTTTTGCTTAGCGTTCTGGCGCCCCGCTTCTTGCATTTAATCcttaacatttattttcctttttccttgttttttctctctttttaatttaaacaGGCGCATGTTTCCCTTTTTGAGTTTTAACATTTCTGGTCTCGATCCCACCGCTCATTACAATATTTTTGTGGATGTGATTTTGGCGGATCCCAATCACTGGAGGTTTCAAGGAGGCAAATGGGTTCCTTGTGGCAAAGCGGACACCAATGTGCAAGGCAAGTCCTTCCAATTAACACGTTTTCTTGACACTTATTTAGGTGAGAATGATTAATTAAAGCCTTTTGTGGACTGGCTCGTGCGACTTTTTAAAACGGTCGGCCAATGACTTCCTAAGAGAGGGACAGGGGACAGACTGAGCGGCGAGAAAGGGGAGGATTATGCAAAAGCTATTTTAATCATTCCCAGTTAATGGGAAGAAATagcggcaaaaaaaaaaaaaaaaaaaaaaaaaaaaaaacccaaacaaaaaaaaacccagctaaTGGTCTctgtgaagatgtgtgtgtgtgtgtgtgtgtgatatgtggtaCACAGTTGGGACTGGACAGTAAAGCCATTTTAATAATTCCCAGCTAAGAGAAGAAAGTATGTCCCCCCAAAACTGGTAATGGGTTTAATTTTtgaataaggtgtgtgtgtgtgtttcatgtgctAAGGAGTTGGGACTGGGCAGTGCCCTGAGCAGCAAATGTAAACAAGCTATTTCTTTATTAAGGAAACCGGGTCTATATGCATCCGGATTCCCCCAACACTGGGGCGCACTGGATGCGGCAAGAAATctcttttggaaaattaaaacttaCCAACAACAAGGGAGCATCAAACAACAATGGACaggtcagtctctctctctctctctctctctctctctctctctctctctgacacacacccTTCTTTAGTttacagcaacaggaaacaaGGTAGAATTTATTCCTATCAATGAAGACTTCAAAAATCATAATTCCGCTTCCccaaattattatatttaatcCATAAAATTGCTCTCTATGCCTCATATCTGACCTTATTGTGGGATTCACCTTTCTAAAAGCAAATGCTGGTTGATTTTGAAAGGAATCCCAGTTGAGATTTGTAGgttgtgaaaaatctttgttccTCTTCTAAGGAGGACTAGGGGAAAGGGACAGAAGCCTGACATTCGGGCTTTCCCAGTGCCCAGAGGATCCGGGCTTCCAAAGGTGCCTGGGCCAGTGTGTCCCGGCCACCAGGTCACCAGGAGGCGAGTCCCACAGCCAGTCTGGAGCAGCGGCTCCAGTTGGCTCAGGCCGGCCCAGATCGAGCCCCGAGGCTGGTGCGAACAGGCGCGCGGTAAAGGCGCTCTCCTTTTTCTTCGCTGGACAGATGGTGGTTTTACAGTCCCTGCACAAGTACCAGCCCCGTCTGCACGTGGTGGAAGTGAATGAGGATGGTACAGAGGACACCAGCCAGCCAGGCCGCGTCCAGACGTTCACTTTTCCGGAGACTCAGTTCATCGCTGTCACCGCCTATCAGAACACCGATGTAAGGAGGCTCGGGTCTGGGCACGGGCGAGTGGCACCTCCATACTCCCTAGTCCTCCATCACTCTGCGCAgactagcctgggccacagctggCCCTAGAGCAAGGTTGAGGGTAGGGGCCTGCTAGGCCCTTCCTCCAGATTCCAAGCTGGTGGGAAAGCTCTGCCTGCTTGCTTCCAGCTCCAAGATACCAATGCCACAGCAGTGGCTTGGATCCCTATTTCCAGGACCAATGCTTTAGTTTGGTCTTTAAACTAGAATACATTAAAACGTGTTTTCTTCTTTTCGAAAATGTTTTTGTCCTCTCAAGAAACAGGCAGATCTATCCTGTGAATTCTATTAACAAGCTATGAAACCTAAAATAAAACGTTTCTAAAACCTCAGAACTGGTGGCTAAAATGAACAGATACTACTGTTCTGAGAGTTTAAAACTGAAGAGAGTGCATATAGATATGAAATGTCCGTGCTCCAATAAAGTAAAATTACAGGGGCGGATGGAGTTTTCTAGCACGTGAACTTTCGAAGTATTTACAAAAGTTGATTTTAGTAGCTGTTGTGACTCTAGAGGTATAAaagctctgtgtttctgtgttttgtcATGTAAGTGAAAATACAAGAAATGAAATCATTATTTCAAATCAACTTAATTTCAAGATGCAGTTtgcagtttttgtttgcttgcttggggGTCGGGGTTGAGAATCAGAACTAgcccatttaaaaaaatctctggtTAAACTCTGAGAACAGTAATGAGATAAAGTTTTAAAGGACTTTTTAAATGACCATTTGAATCAAATTATAGCACATAGGAGTGCTAACTGAAATGCTTTTAGATATTAATTTAAGCCTAGTTCTCATAACATTCCCAATACTTTATCACTTTCCTTTCCTGCTAGTTTCTTAAATTTTTGTTAGAGAACTTTGCTATTTAGTGACTCAGTAGGCCCAAGCCCCTGGCAAGTGGCAGATGATATATTCTCAAACACATCCCTTCTTGTGTAGAAGATGAGGTCAcaatcttccttctcctctttcagaTTACACAACTAAAAATAGATCATAACCCCTTTGCAAAAGGATTTCGAGATAACTATGACACGTAAGTAGTTTTACATGTTTTTTCTTAGATAGCTGCTGAACTGGCCATTAGCTTAGGGTGTATTGTTGTGTTTAAGGGTTTTGAAAGTCAAAATGCGTGAGAAAATTGTTGGAGATCTCCCTTCCTTATTTTGATGATGCCTCCCCCCTCTGGTGACCTCTTGGCTTGgtatttgtgtgattttggtttATTAAAAGTTTCCTGTACTCATTTGTAGCTTTCTTTCAAATTCCAAGGTGCTTGGTAGCCTCTGTGttggctggggggctgggggagctGCTGCCCTGTCCCCAGCTCCTGCTGTGCTGTGGCTGCAGGAGCTCAGCTTAGATTGTCTGCCTGACAATGGCTCTGGCAGTTGTTACGGTCTCCTTGGCATATGTGACTTTTATTTACCCATTTCCAAGGTTTATATGAAAGCATTTCCTGTGACGTTTACTATGGACTGAACAAAAATGTGCACTCACCAGGCACGTTTGTGAGCAGAACTTAATTTACAGTCACTACAAAGCTCTGGGCAGCGCTGAGATATGGTTGCCTCCTATTTGTAAGCTTCAGAAGAAAAATGTCTTCGCTTACTTTTTGTATCTGTGGTTTAATTAAATGTGTTGGTTCCCTTTCTTCAgcaaccccctccccaccccgtaCCTATCTCTATGTCTTCTCCAGAGTAAGGCTGTCCTCTGGGACAGCAAAAGGTGTAAACTGAATGCTTTCTAGATTTGTTCTGGGATTTTCGCTTAGGGACCACAGTCTGAGAGTTTTCAGATGGTGTCATACAGCAAGATGTAAAGTGGTATTGCGCGATTCACCTACTTTTTATGActagaaaacataaagaaaaaatatgcacTTTAATTTCCTGGCTTTGGGATAGAGGTAACATGTTCAAGTCTTTGACTAGGAATAGGTTaaatgtgtggagaaagagacaggTAGCCCTTTCAGTCCATTCTGAAAATGTCTAACTGAGAAAGTCAGCGATATCTCCTAGCTCCAACTTTCTTACATGTTCCCCAAAAGCAGTTCAAAGGAACCCAGCCTCATGAATACGATTCTCTGGAATAAAACTTTGCCACTCCTGGTCTTAAAATACTAAGAGAGAAGTGGGCCCAATACAGTGGAAAGAACATGGCCCAAGAGACTAGAGATGCTGGAAGAGAGTTGTATAGATTTTGAGCTTTTAATTGTGTTAAGAACATCTGTTCAAAGCATTTATTTCGCACAAATCAATTCAGTAATCCCAAGTGGTCTGAGACCTGGATGGGCATCTAAACTATCTTTTTCAgactgcttttttcttttaacaaatatTGTGGTGGTGAATAGAGAAGATATTTGTACCTTGTTAATTGTTTCCCTTCCTGTCCccctccactttttttttaaattgaagctGGCATTAAGTTTCAGGAgaggatttgggggagggggtgttacACAGAATGCACCTGAGTAGCCATAGCTACTCTCGTCTGCCTTCTTCCTGTGGCTGTCTTCTGTTAGAGAAACCCCTTCCTTTCTGAAATCCATGCAGTAGGTTTCTTATCTGCATAAAAGTAATTCCTGGGTTTTGGGGAATGAGAGAAAGTTGAGTAGCTTTTAACAAGCTCTTTCCTTCACAAGGTTGGTAACGTGGGCCTTGTTGGATCAGAGAGCAATGTGGGAGGGTGTGAGAGTTCAGAGGATTCTAGAAGGTTGCTTGGCCACACCCTGGGGAGTCTTCTCCCCTTGGGGTTCAGATCTGACAATACTGAGGCACTCTTTCAAATACTGTTGACTAAAGATGCAAACACTTAAGTGTGAGCTAAATagaggtgtgtatatgtgtgaggaaACACCATCCATCTCCAATTCGAATGGGATCTCCTAGGcccattaataaatatttattttatctaaagTAATTCCCCCAAACACAATCTCTCTTGATTAGTGGGCAACTTCTCGAACTTTCCCTTGTCTCGGTTTCCTCATCAGGAAAGTCAAGCCATACATAGCACCTGAGAGGATTGTTGAGAGTGGCATGAATCTATCTGTGCTCACGTAAATAATTTCTACCCGTACAGTCAAGTACATCTAAACTCTGTGAGGGTTAGCCATTGTTATTAGTGGTAGGCTGTTTGAAGGAGGGTGATAACTGTAAGAGTTTCTCCAGAGAGTCTTTCTCTTccactttttcttctagtaatgGGCCAAAAGCTGGGTAGAAAGATGAGAATAACGCACTGCTTtctaaagaattttattgatcaaTGAGTCCTTCTTCCAAGTAGTAGTTTCTTGTTTGCTTGCATTAACAGAGGTGGGAGTTAAAGGGCTTACATAAGGGAAAGACAAATAGTACCTTAGAGGATTCCAGCAGCAATCCTCTGGGGCTCTGAAGGCCAGTGGAAGTCAGCCTTTGAGGATATTACCTGGATATGTAGGTCCCAATCTTCCCCTTGCTGATTTCCCCTCTGGGGATTTCTTAAACTACTCCCACCCCTCAAAAAGAAAGGATTCGCCTGAACAACTCAATGGACCCAGGAGGTCTTAAGTGGGTGGAGAGAGGGGGTCACTTGTTTAGAAATTTCATTCAGAAATTTATCAGAGAGAAAAGGCCCAAAGGGCAAATAGCACCTTGGTGCCTGGATAATGTGTTCACAAGCGCTGGCTAAGTGGATTTAGGCCCCATCTTGGTCCCGGTGCATTTAGCGGGAACAAGGGACAATGGAAGACCTCCACTCTTCACTTTGCATCCCGCTTAGGTTGCACCAGATGAACTGGTATCTGTGCAGTGTAGGCCAGGGAACTCGCGG
It encodes the following:
- the Tbr1 gene encoding T-box brain protein 1, whose amino-acid sequence is MQLEHCLSPSIMLSKKFLNVSSSYPHSGGSELVLHDHPIISTTDNLERSSPLKKITRGMTNQSDTDNFPDSKDSPGDVQRSKLSPVLDGVSELRHSFDGSAADRYLLSQSSQPQSAATAPSAMFPYPGQHGPAHPAFSIGSPSRYMAHHPVITNGAYNSLLSNSSPQGYPTAGYPYPQQYGHSYQGAPFYQFSSTQPGLVPGKAQVYLCNRPLWLKFHRHQTEMIITKQGRRMFPFLSFNISGLDPTAHYNIFVDVILADPNHWRFQGGKWVPCGKADTNVQGNRVYMHPDSPNTGAHWMRQEISFGKLKLTNNKGASNNNGQMVVLQSLHKYQPRLHVVEVNEDGTEDTSQPGRVQTFTFPETQFIAVTAYQNTDITQLKIDHNPFAKGFRDNYDTIYTGCDMDRLTPSPNDSPRSQIVPGARYAMAGSFLQDQFVSNYAKARFHPGAGAGPGPGTDRSVPHTNGLLSPQQAEDPGAPSPQRWFVTPANNRLDFAASAYDTATDFAGNAATLLSYAAAGVKALPLQAAGCTGRPLGYYADPSGWGARSPPQYCGAKSGSVLPCWPNSAAAAARMAGANPYLGEEAEGLAAERSPLAPAAEDAKPKDLSDSSWIETPSSIKSIDSSDSGIYEQAKRRRISPADTPVSESSSPLKSEVLAQRDCEKNCAKDIGGYYGFYSHS